The Deltaproteobacteria bacterium genomic sequence GAAGTGCGCCTATGATGAGGTCTCTAGTCATTTGCTTCCCCATAAAAAAACAGCTCGGTTTTGGCCTCAGTGCGAACGTATTAAGGCCGCCTTGCAATTAGGGCTGGAAACTGAAGACCGTGCGCCCTACGCCCGAACAGCTGATGAATCACTGCATGCTTTGTTTCAATTTCTTGATGTGCCTATCCAAGGACTTTGGTACGATACATGGCAGGAATCTGGTGAGTTCACAATTCAGCCAGCTAAGGCGAGTTCCTTTTATCATATTATTGGAGCCATGTCGGAGTATATCCAATTCAGAAACTTACTTGGTTGAAACGAAACTATTTCTTTTATTCCTATTTAAATATTTCATATTACGATGACTTAGATTATTTAAAAGAAATCCTCATATTGGAAACACAAATTTTATTTTAAGGAGGTTGATGTGAAAATCATAACCAAGGAACTGAAACCATCATTCTGGAACGACCTAGAAATTTTGTTTGGTAGCAATGGTGCATGCGGTGGTTGTTGGTGCATGTCTTGGAGAACTGAAAAAGGAGAGAATTGGGAAAATATAAAAGGTAACAATGCTAAAAACCGATTTAAAAAATTAGTGACCAGTGGCAAAGCTCATGGAGTCCTCGCCTATGCTGATGGAGTTCCGGTTGGTTGGTGCTCTTTCGATCGACGAAAGGATTATCCAAAACTAGATCGAGCACCCAGTTTTAAATGTACTGACGCAAACGATGTAGGGTCTATTCCCTGTTTTTTTGTAAAAAATGGTTATCGAGGTAAAGGTATAGCTGGAAAACTATTGGAACACGCTGAAAAAGTTATGAAAAAAATGAAATTTAAAATTCTAGAAGGTTACCCGGTAAAACCAAGCAAAGCCTACAAAGATAAGATTCCTGCTGCCTTTGCATGGACAGGGACTCAACCACTTTTTTTAAAGGCCGGCTTTGAAATTGTTGGAAATAAAACAGGAGGAAAACAGCGTGTACGTAAGAAACTATGAGGTCAGAAGAATAGTCCATTCATAAAGTTTGTAAGTATAAAGTTTAGCTATAATGATGGGATCATTTTTACATAAGTTGTCGGCAGTTTTAAAATCTCGTGCTTTGAAAACAATCATTCCAGCTTTCGAGGAATTTTCATTAAAACTACCTCCATATAATTCTGCATCTTTTGCAAGTTTATCTAGATAAGCCATGTGTTGTTCAAGTGTGTTCTTATCTGCTTTTTTCATTTCAGTATTTTAATCCAGTGTCGCACAATATAGTTGCTACGGTCAATAACTCTCCTGAAGGATGTGAATTCAAATAATTTACCGATGCAGCAACATTAGCTGCAGCTGAAAAACCCACATAAAGACCTTCTTTGAAAGCCAGCAGCATTCGGTAATGATTTGCTTCTTCATCAGAAACAGCCAAGTAACCATCGGCTAAATTTGAACACCAGTGTGGAGGTTTAATCCCATATCCAATTCCTTGTAGTTGATGTTTTGGTTTTGAAACAATTTTTTTTGCTAAAATTTCAGCGCCTAGAGGTTCTACAGCAAGGCACTTAATATTTGAATTTTTGTTTTTCAAAAAAGTGGAAGTGCCTACAAAAGTTCCCCCACTTCCAACGGCTGTGATAAAGGCATCTAGATTCTTGCCAAGCGAATTCCACAGTTCTGGACCTGTGGATTTTTCATGAGCTATAATACTTCCTGGATTGTTAAATTGATCAACATAATAACCATTTTGCTCCTTAGCTAAGTTAATGGCCACTTCGGTCGCCTTGGCGATATCTTTTCCAGTTACTTGCCCTGGTTCTCCATCTACTTGGTCAACTTGAAGAACTTCAGCTCCTAAACCACGCAACATTTTGACTCGTTCAAAGCTATTTCCAGCTGACATTACGGCAGTAAAAGGATTACCCTTTATGGCACACACAACAGCGAGACCTGCACCCATATTACCGCTAGTCTGTTCAATAACAGGTTTTCTAGGTGAAAGAATTTTTTTTTCGTAGGCCATTTCAATAATCGTTTTGGCAGCACGGTCTTTAACACTCCCGCCAGGTTGAACAAATTCAGCTTTTGCGAATAGTCGACCAGGGCCAGAATGCAGGCGACTAAGTTCAATCAATGGAGTATTCCCAATCATGTCTAAGGCAGAGTTATTATATGTAAACACGGTCGTACATGTAATAATGATATCTTGACGGAGTCAAGGGCCTAGCCGTAGTTTAACCTTTTGTAACTTATTTTACCTTACAGAAAACTTATCAACACAGGAGATAATCATATGATTCAAGCAAAAGGAATGGCTGCACTTTCTGCGAAAACGCCACTAGCACCTTTCACTTTCGAGCGACGCGAGCCTAAAGAGCATGATGTTGTCATCGATATTAAGTTTTGTGGAATCTGTCATTCTGATATTCATCAGGCCCGGAATGAGTGGGGAGGATCCATGTTTCCAATGGTTCCAGGGCATGAGATAGCTGGTGTGGTTCGTGCGGTAGGATCAAAAGTGAGCCGACATCAAGTTGGCGATTCTGTGGGTATTGGTTGTTTCGTTGATTCTTGCCGTGTGTGCGCTCACTGTAAACAAGAACTGGATCAATATTGTCTTGAGGGTAATACTCAAACCTATAACTCCTATGAACGCGATGGGAAATCACGTACTCAAGGTGGTTATTCTAATGTCATCGTTGCTGATGAAAATTATGTTTTAAAGATTCCAAAATCAATTCCATTAGATAAAGCGGCTCCGTTATTGTGTGCAGGGATTACTTTGTATTCGCCATTGTCTCATTGGAAGGCAGGGCCAGGAAAAAAAGTTGCCATCATGGGGTTAGGTGGACTTGGGCACATGGGGGTAAAAATTGCGAGAGCTCTTGGTGCGGAAGTGTCTGTCCTAAGTCACTCAGAAAAAAAACGTGAAGATGCCCTGAAGCTGGGGGCTCACCATTTTATTTCAACACATGACAAAGAAATTTTTAAGAAATATGCAAATTATTTTGATTTAATTATCAACACCGTTTCTTCTGCCGACATTGATATGCATGAATACTTTGGTCTCTTAAAGCTTGATGCAACGCTTGTGTCTGTTGGCGCTCCTGACAAGCCATTATCAATTTCTCCATTTCCACTCATTATAATGCGTCGAAATTTTGCAGGATCTGTCATAGGCTCCATCAAAGAGACTCAAGAAATGTTGGATTTTTGTTCTCATCATAAGATAACTCCAGAAATAGAACTGATCGCACCAGAACAGGTTAACATGGCGTACGAGCGAATCCTTAAAAGTGATGTCCGCTATCGATTTGTAATGGATATGGCAAAAATATAACAGCGGCAAACAGAAAGACTCTTCCTATTTTAAAATAGTTTCTAATAGTTGATCTATTTCAGGTTGAGTTTTTTCTCAATTTTGTCGAGGCGGACTTTCAGTGCCGCATTTTCTTCCTCTGCTTTTTGAGCCTTAACTTTGAGGTCAGCATTTTCTGCCTTTACAGAAGCAATTTCACGATCTTTAGCGGCGTCCTTGGCTTTGAGATCTTCCACATCACTTTTGATGTCTAGAATTTTGTTATAAAGTTCCTTAATGGCGGCGATAGCGACAGAAACAATCTTTCCATACTCAAGAGAGCGGTAACTGTCTCCTTACGATACTTAAGCCGTCAGTGATCGGAATCACATTGGTTTTCAAGCGACCGTCAGAGACTGTCGTGTAATTCACCCAACCACCGTTTTGATAAAACTCAAAAAGAGTCGAAGTTGTATTGTAACGAATCATTCCATTAACGGTCGTTCCCGTGAAGGTTCCTGCGCGAGGAACGATAATCGCACTGGTTGTTGTGCTTGCATCCGTAACATCTAATTTAGCTCCCGGGCTGGCTGTTCCAATACCGACGTTGCCACCATTTAAGTAAGAATCGCCACTGCCAGCTAAACGAACTGTTTGTGTTATAGTCGCATCCCAAAGATTGATGTAACCTCCCACTCCTCCCGAGGCTGAACCAATCAGCACTGTCGTATCAGTGGTTGAAGAGATTCCTCTAAGAAAAGTATTATTTTGTCCAACGCCATTTACAGTTAGACCTATTGGGCCAGAGGAGAAAGATCCTGCTTTAACTTGTCCATTTCCCACATCTAGCGCAGAAGTTGGAGTCGCCGTACCAATCCCTACGTTCCCACCTATATTTCCCATTATGATATTTCCAACGGATCCTGTTCCAGATTTTGTGCCGCCATTCAGAAATATGCTGCCACCATTATTGTTTCCAGCAATGGATTGACCTCCAGTAATGTTGACATTGCCAGCAGGGCTGCTTGATCCGGCGGTGTTCGTGAATCCACCCAGGATATTCACCGCACCTCCGGTGGTTTTACCCAAGCCACCTTGTATATTTACAGCTCCACCCGCCGTTGATGAACCACCCGACGCGTTTCCGCCCAGGAGATTCACAGGACCGCCTGCGCCACCGTTACCGCTAGTGCCTGCAGACAAATCGAGCGTGCCGCCGTTGCCAGTGAGCTTGCCTGTACCTGAAGATAAATGAATACCGCCACCCTGGGCTGCGGTTGCACCATTTGCATGAGCCCCATTTATGTAGAACGACGTAGCATTTTCGCCGTCGACATTCGTGTTGGCAATATTCAGACTTCGACCACCAACGTTTTTCGAAACCGTGATATCGCCGCTGACTTCCAAAGCACTCGAAGGTGTCGTTGTTCCTATCCCTACGTTGCCATGTCCACTTGTCCCATTGTGTGCGAGAATGGTATTACCTGGCACCCCTGCTCCGGCATTATACCCTCCAAAGAGATAAAGAGGTCCTCCGTTTGAATTTCCGCTATAGGCATTTCCGGCAACTAAATATGCTGGACCACCTGCACTTGAGGTGGAGGTATTCAAATACAAATTCCCCGCATAACCAAATCCATTTCGGCCAACTCCACCAGAGAGAGTTGCTCCACCAGGGTTCCCCC encodes the following:
- a CDS encoding GNAT family N-acetyltransferase gives rise to the protein MKIITKELKPSFWNDLEILFGSNGACGGCWCMSWRTEKGENWENIKGNNAKNRFKKLVTSGKAHGVLAYADGVPVGWCSFDRRKDYPKLDRAPSFKCTDANDVGSIPCFFVKNGYRGKGIAGKLLEHAEKVMKKMKFKILEGYPVKPSKAYKDKIPAAFAWTGTQPLFLKAGFEIVGNKTGGKQRVRKKL
- a CDS encoding cysteine synthase family protein, producing the protein MIGNTPLIELSRLHSGPGRLFAKAEFVQPGGSVKDRAAKTIIEMAYEKKILSPRKPVIEQTSGNMGAGLAVVCAIKGNPFTAVMSAGNSFERVKMLRGLGAEVLQVDQVDGEPGQVTGKDIAKATEVAINLAKEQNGYYVDQFNNPGSIIAHEKSTGPELWNSLGKNLDAFITAVGSGGTFVGTSTFLKNKNSNIKCLAVEPLGAEILAKKIVSKPKHQLQGIGYGIKPPHWCSNLADGYLAVSDEEANHYRMLLAFKEGLYVGFSAAANVAASVNYLNSHPSGELLTVATILCDTGLKY
- a CDS encoding NAD(P)-dependent alcohol dehydrogenase, which gives rise to MQAKGMAALSAKTPLAPFTFERREPKEHDVVIDIKFCGICHSDIHQARNEWGGSMFPMVPGHEIAGVVRAVGSKVSRHQVGDSVGIGCFVDSCRVCAHCKQELDQYCLEGNTQTYNSYERDGKSRTQGGYSNVIVADENYVLKIPKSIPLDKAAPLLCAGITLYSPLSHWKAGPGKKVAIMGLGGLGHMGVKIARALGAEVSVLSHSEKKREDALKLGAHHFISTHDKEIFKKYANYFDLIINTVSSADIDMHEYFGLLKLDATLVSVGAPDKPLSISPFPLIIMRRNFAGSVIGSIKETQEMLDFCSHHKITPEIELIAPEQVNMAYERILKSDVRYRFVMDMAKI